The sequence AGCCGTGCAGGGCATCGCCCGCAACCCCGGAGCCGCCGGTCAGATCCAGACCCCGATGATCATCGCGCTGGCGCTGATCGAGTCGATCTCCCTGTACGCCTTCGTCATCGGGATCCTGCTCACCAACGCGCTCTAGTCGCACCGCATCGTTTCTCGAGTACGGGCGGCGCGTTCACACGCACCG is a genomic window of bacterium containing:
- a CDS encoding ATP synthase F0 subunit C, encoding AVQGIARNPGAAGQIQTPMIIALALIESISLYAFVIGILLTNAL